In uncultured Cohaesibacter sp., a genomic segment contains:
- a CDS encoding cytochrome-c peroxidase — translation MTKQTLRATLACAVFLAAPSAALSNDLLEEAKDYFTPIPSVVPAVKNNAVTSDKIELGKMLFFDPRLSSSALISCNTCHNLGMGGDDNLETSIGHGWQKGPRNAPTVLNAVFNIAQFWDGRAEDLKAQAKGPVQAGVEMASTPARVEATLKSMPAYEVAFAKAFPGEDSPISFDNMAKAIEAFEATLITPYSRFDQFLEGNIQVMNEEEQAGLQLFMDKGCASCHAGVNIGGEGYYPFGVVEKPGADILPSGDKGRFAVTQTADEEYVFRAGPLRNIELTAPYFHSGKVWDLEQAVAIMGTSQLGEDLSDEEIKSITAFLKTLTGEQPKVEYPILPVETSTTPKPEAMIAN, via the coding sequence ATGACCAAGCAAACCTTAAGGGCAACGCTTGCCTGTGCTGTTTTCCTGGCAGCACCGTCAGCCGCGTTGTCCAACGATCTGTTGGAAGAAGCAAAGGACTATTTCACTCCGATCCCGTCCGTTGTTCCTGCTGTTAAGAACAACGCTGTGACCAGCGACAAGATCGAGTTGGGCAAAATGCTCTTCTTTGATCCGCGTCTTTCCTCGTCGGCACTGATTTCGTGCAACACATGCCACAATCTGGGCATGGGCGGGGACGACAATCTGGAAACCTCGATCGGTCACGGTTGGCAAAAAGGACCACGCAATGCGCCAACCGTCTTGAACGCCGTTTTCAACATTGCCCAATTCTGGGATGGTCGGGCCGAAGATCTCAAGGCGCAGGCCAAGGGACCGGTACAGGCCGGTGTTGAAATGGCGTCCACTCCGGCGCGTGTTGAAGCAACGCTCAAGAGCATGCCTGCTTACGAGGTTGCCTTCGCTAAGGCATTCCCCGGAGAAGACAGCCCGATCAGCTTCGACAATATGGCAAAAGCCATCGAGGCCTTCGAAGCAACGCTCATCACCCCATATTCCCGATTTGACCAGTTTCTGGAAGGCAACATTCAGGTCATGAATGAAGAGGAGCAGGCCGGTCTGCAGCTCTTCATGGACAAGGGATGTGCAAGCTGCCACGCTGGTGTGAATATAGGTGGTGAGGGTTACTATCCGTTTGGTGTCGTTGAAAAGCCGGGGGCAGATATTCTGCCATCAGGAGACAAGGGCCGCTTCGCTGTCACACAGACAGCGGATGAGGAATATGTCTTCCGGGCCGGCCCGCTGCGCAACATCGAGCTGACCGCTCCTTATTTCCATTCCGGCAAGGTGTGGGATCTGGAGCAGGCTGTCGCCATCATGGGCACAAGCCAGTTGGGAGAAGATCTGTCTGATGAGGAAATCAAGAGCATCACGGCATTCCTGAAAACCCTGACTGGTGAACAGCCGAAGGTGGAGTATCCTATTCTTCCGGTTGAAACGTCCACTACGCCGAAACCTGAAGCAATGATTGCGAATTAG
- a CDS encoding FAD-binding protein, which produces MANLEDIGTVYETDVLVVGHGSAGLAAALSAKDANPKLKVMTADKSIAGFGGKANKGGGHCSFIPEGGEEAYVEYQTRNLGDYISEEHLLRDYATNTRKTIERIEGYGVDFYGKEKPFNAHPMIPWSLMTVDLDFMQVLTRQCKRKKIQHLEKVSITDLLTDGDQVVGAFGFNMLDGTPLMIKAKVIIMANGGQNWRVMRMWSSGRGDGIAAAYRAGAKMRNAEFGSFVNMISANHYMVDYGSEDHLYNAKGESLSEFARPHMKDNPNLGALGGVDLGGNHALFMLWEVQKGNGPIYQNKLENGFKSSPIGRNLGPEVGTADPDWFRPVAHDFWHRLHEKKMTAFNDDNPMQEILPGFVGECGPLYVDRSMASNLKGLFAAGDVCACGNGATGAVPTPPGRNRGTGIMWSWFMGLRAGEAAAEFAGNNEAGTVSADQAEALRAETFAPLERVSGRPVQSILKPLQDVMSALEYTAWKNEERMTKALGIVLGLKEKFNEVVAKDPHYLMSANELRSGITCSEMFFRAALARKESRGWMVREDYPDRDDVNFRKNVVLQQKDGEMDVSFGELPLDTYKYHPDNAPTQNAAE; this is translated from the coding sequence ATGGCTAATCTGGAAGATATCGGTACGGTTTACGAAACAGATGTGCTCGTTGTGGGCCATGGATCCGCAGGGCTGGCAGCGGCGCTTTCCGCCAAGGATGCCAATCCCAAACTCAAGGTTATGACCGCCGACAAGTCGATTGCCGGTTTTGGCGGCAAGGCCAACAAGGGCGGCGGGCATTGTTCCTTCATTCCCGAAGGCGGCGAAGAGGCCTATGTGGAATATCAGACCCGCAATCTCGGCGACTATATTTCCGAAGAACATCTGCTGCGCGACTATGCCACCAATACGCGCAAGACCATCGAGCGCATCGAAGGCTATGGCGTGGATTTCTACGGCAAGGAAAAACCATTCAACGCCCATCCGATGATTCCATGGTCTCTGATGACCGTCGATCTCGATTTCATGCAGGTGCTCACCCGCCAGTGCAAGCGCAAGAAGATCCAGCATCTTGAAAAGGTATCCATCACCGATCTGTTGACCGACGGTGATCAGGTCGTGGGAGCCTTCGGTTTCAACATGCTTGACGGTACGCCGCTGATGATCAAGGCCAAGGTGATCATCATGGCCAATGGCGGTCAGAACTGGCGCGTCATGCGCATGTGGTCTTCGGGCCGCGGTGACGGTATCGCTGCCGCATACCGGGCAGGCGCCAAGATGCGCAACGCCGAATTCGGCTCCTTCGTCAACATGATCAGTGCCAACCACTATATGGTTGATTACGGCTCTGAAGATCATCTCTATAACGCCAAGGGCGAGAGCCTTTCCGAATTTGCCCGTCCGCATATGAAGGATAACCCCAATCTTGGCGCTCTTGGTGGCGTTGATCTGGGCGGCAACCATGCGCTCTTCATGCTTTGGGAAGTGCAGAAAGGCAACGGCCCGATCTACCAGAACAAGCTGGAGAACGGCTTCAAGTCCTCGCCGATCGGCCGCAACCTCGGTCCGGAAGTCGGCACCGCAGATCCTGACTGGTTCCGCCCTGTTGCCCATGACTTCTGGCATCGTCTGCATGAGAAGAAAATGACGGCCTTCAATGACGACAATCCGATGCAGGAAATCCTGCCCGGCTTCGTCGGCGAATGCGGCCCGCTCTATGTCGATCGCTCCATGGCCAGCAACCTCAAGGGCCTGTTCGCCGCTGGCGACGTTTGCGCATGTGGCAATGGTGCCACCGGTGCTGTTCCTACGCCTCCGGGCCGCAACCGTGGTACCGGCATCATGTGGTCATGGTTCATGGGTCTGCGTGCAGGGGAAGCGGCTGCCGAATTCGCTGGCAACAACGAAGCTGGCACCGTCAGCGCCGATCAGGCCGAAGCGCTGCGCGCCGAGACCTTTGCTCCGCTCGAACGCGTCAGCGGTCGTCCGGTTCAGAGCATTCTCAAGCCATTGCAGGATGTGATGAGTGCGCTTGAATATACCGCCTGGAAGAATGAGGAACGCATGACCAAGGCGCTTGGTATCGTCCTCGGACTCAAGGAGAAATTCAATGAGGTGGTTGCCAAGGATCCGCACTATCTCATGAGCGCCAACGAGCTTCGCTCGGGCATCACCTGTTCTGAAATGTTCTTCCGTGCCGCACTGGCCCGCAAGGAGAGCCGCGGCTGGATGGTGCGTGAAGACTATCCCGATCGCGACGATGTCAATTTCCGCAAGAATGTTGTTTTGCAACAGAAAGATGGGGAAATGGATGTCAGCTTCGGAGAATTGCCGCTTGATACCTACAAGTATCATCCGGACAATGCTCCGACCCAGAATGCTGCCGAGTGA
- a CDS encoding LysR substrate-binding domain-containing protein, whose product MEEAGEFARRTAEDYLDLRYLKYFVVTAESGSFTRAAALLNTVQPSISRQIKRLEDIVEVPLFKRTSHELILTPPGKLFLVEAKKMLRQARASIQLVREASDPQVGRINVGVASGIESLFFDNVLSVVRKMQPESQVSIRSSNEIEIRDRIIDGSIDLAFMAGPVINDELTSMSVIRLPLFVAFSADQPLAELDIVPIQDLKSLKLVLPDLETVPYYGSSIKRLAELSDIKLEHTTTTCESPLSALQAIAADDFYCFILECQGEFAPQSIVMKPVEANLPLNIDLHLISRKNNPKPWVQRFLEAFDARDRLEAS is encoded by the coding sequence TTGGAGGAGGCCGGCGAATTCGCGCGCCGGACAGCAGAAGACTATTTGGACTTGCGGTATTTGAAATATTTCGTCGTAACCGCAGAAAGTGGCAGCTTCACTCGGGCCGCTGCCTTGCTAAACACGGTACAGCCTTCCATCAGCAGGCAGATCAAGCGACTGGAGGACATCGTCGAGGTGCCCCTGTTCAAGCGCACCTCGCATGAACTGATCCTGACCCCGCCGGGCAAGCTCTTTCTGGTGGAAGCCAAGAAGATGCTGCGGCAGGCGCGCGCATCAATCCAGCTTGTCCGCGAGGCTTCCGACCCTCAGGTCGGGCGGATCAATGTTGGTGTTGCATCCGGTATCGAGAGCCTGTTTTTCGACAATGTGCTTTCAGTCGTGCGCAAGATGCAGCCTGAAAGTCAGGTATCCATCCGCTCCAGCAATGAAATCGAAATCCGGGATCGCATAATCGACGGCAGCATCGATCTCGCTTTCATGGCAGGCCCCGTCATCAATGACGAACTGACGTCCATGTCCGTCATTCGCCTGCCGCTGTTTGTTGCCTTCAGCGCCGACCAGCCTCTGGCCGAGCTGGATATCGTGCCGATTCAGGACCTGAAATCCCTCAAGCTGGTGCTGCCCGATCTGGAGACGGTGCCCTATTATGGCTCCTCGATAAAGCGGCTTGCAGAGCTCAGTGACATCAAGCTGGAACATACAACGACCACCTGCGAGTCGCCCCTGTCGGCCTTGCAGGCCATTGCCGCGGATGATTTCTATTGTTTCATTCTGGAATGTCAGGGGGAATTTGCCCCCCAGTCCATCGTGATGAAACCCGTTGAGGCCAACCTGCCTCTCAATATCGATTTGCATCTGATCAGCCGCAAGAATAATCCCAAACCATGGGTGCAGCGCTTTCTGGAGGCCTTTGACGCGCGTGACAGACTGGAGGCCAGCTGA